One part of the Carassius gibelio isolate Cgi1373 ecotype wild population from Czech Republic chromosome B6, carGib1.2-hapl.c, whole genome shotgun sequence genome encodes these proteins:
- the oxtra gene encoding oxytocin receptor, whose translation MEDIFKDQDVWSFNESSRNSSVNNETYGVNQTVNPLKRNEEVAKVEVTVLALVLFLALAGNLCVLVAVRTAKHSQSRMYYFMKHLSIADLVVAVFQVLPQLIWDITFRFYGPDILCRLVKYLQTVGMFASTYMLVLMSIDRCMAICQPLRSLHKRKDRCYVICSWALSLLFSIPQVYIFSLREVGSGVYDCWGDFVQPWGAKAYITWISLTIYIIPVAILSVCYGLISFKIWQNFKRKTKRHQCITLTPKASKSSALARVSSVKLISKAKITTVKMTFVIVLAYIVCWTPFFSVQMWSAWDPEAPREAMPFIISMLLASLNSCCNPWIYMFFAGHLFHDLKQNLLCCSTLYLKSSQCRCDPEQDSRKSNSSTYVIKSTSSQRSITQTSVT comes from the exons ATGGAGGACATCTTCAAGGATCAAGATGTGTGGTCCTTCAATGAGTCGTCTAGAAACTCCAGCGTCAACAATGAAACTTACGGCGTGAACCAGACGGTGAACCCGCTCAAGCGGAATGAGGAGGTGGCAAAAGTTGAAGTCACTGTGTTGGCCTTGGTGCTCTTCTTGGCGCTCGCTGGTAACCTTTGCGTCCTTGTTGCAGTTCGCACGGCCAAGCACAGTCAGTCTCGCATGTATTACTTCATGAAGCACCTCAGCATTGCAGATCTGGTCGTGGCTGTCTTCCAGGTACTTCCTCAACTCATCTGGGACATCACGTTTCGCTTTTATGGACCAGACATCTTGTGCAGGTTGGTGAAATATCTTCAGACAGTTGGGATGTTCGCCTCCACGTACATGCTGGTGCTGATGTCCATAGACAGATGTATGGCAATCTGCCAGCCTCTTCGCTCTTTACACAAGAGAAAGGACCGCTGTTACGTGATTTGTTCTTGGGCACTAAGCTTACTTTTCAGCATCCCACAGGTTTATATATTCTCCTTACGGGAGGTGGGTTCAGGAGTTTATGATTGCTGGGGAGATTTCGTGCAGCCGTGGGGAGCGAAAGCCTACATCACGTGGATTAGTCTGACAATATACATCATACCAGTGGCCATTCTGAGTGTCTGTTACGGATTGATAAGTTTTAAAATATGGCAAAACTTTAAAAGGAAGACGAAGAGGCACCAGTGTATCACTCTCACGCCCAAGGCATCGAAAAGCAGCGCGCTCGCGCGGGTCAGCAGCGTCAAACTCATCTCCAAGGCTAAAATCACCACCGTTAAAATGACCTTTGTTATCGTTCTGGCTTATATAGTGTGCTGGACTCCGTTTTTCTCCGTACAGATGTGGTCAGCATGGGATCCTGAAGCACCAAGGGAAG CGATGCCCTTCATCATTTCCATGTTGCTGGCCAGTCTGAACAGCTGCTGTAACCCCTGGATCTACATGTTTTTTGCTGGGCATCTCTTTCACGACCTGAAGCAGAACCTCCTGTGCTGCTCCACGCTCTATCTGAAATCCTCTCAGTGCCGCTGTGATCCGGAGCAAGATTCCCGTAAGAGCAACTCCTCCACCTACGTCATCAAAAGTACCAGCAGCCAGCGGAGTATCACCCAGACCTCTGTCACATAA
- the gpr61l gene encoding probable G-protein coupled receptor, which yields MEKAVPGLMLGLLTNQTTPNDTSGQRSTTKPTPPSMEEVIRSESQIKDLVGLFCMVTLNLAALLGNSGVMVAIARAPHMKKYVFVCHLCAVDLLCSILLMPLGIVSSSPFFSTVAFTVLECQVYIFLNVFLICASILTVTAISIERYYYIVHPMRYEVKMTLNLALGVMIFIWVKSFLLALVTLLGWPAYGNQSSIAAAHCSLHWSHSRLRKVFAILFSVLCFLVPTVVIFAVYCNVYKVARTAARQHAPMPTWTANQAKRRSDSINSQTTIITTTRSLPQRLSPERVFGGRKAAITLVVIVGQFLICWLPYFSFHLHMSITTPLQSPGDIEEAVMWLAYSSFAVNPFFYGLLNRQIREELIKLRKCCASRPVELRASSHEGSIQENFLQFLQRTSSAAETTRPSCANSSPRNNVDQGARLPGQIPEE from the coding sequence ATGGAGAAAGCCGTGCCAGGTCTGATGCTGGGTCTCCTGACCAATCAAACAACTCCAAATGACACGTCCGGCCAGCGGAGCACAACCAAGCCTACCCCTCCCAGCATGGAGGAGGTCATCCGCTCAGAATCCCAGATTAAGGATCTTGTTGGGCTGTTTTGCATGGTGACCCTTAACCTGGCAGCCCTATTGGGCAACAGCGGAGTCATGGTGGCCATTGCCCGAGCTCCTCACATGaaaaaatatgtgtttgtgtgtcatcttTGTGCAGTTGACCTGCTTTGCTCTATATTGCTAATGCCTCTCGGGATAGTATCTAGTTCTCCGTTCTTTAGCACTGTAGCATTTACTGTTCTAGAGTGCCAGGTCTACATCTTTCTAAATGTGTTTCTCATCTGTGCCTCCATTCTTACTGTGACCGCCATCAGTATTGAACGCTACTACTACATTGTCCATCCTATGCGATATGAGGTCAAGATGACTCTAAACCTGGCGCTCGGTGTCATGATCTTCATTTGGGTTAAATCCTTCCTGCTGGCGTTGGTTACGCTTCTCGGATGGCCAGCATATGGGAATCAGAGCTCCATTGCAGCGGCCCATTGCTCTCTGCACTGGAGCCACAGCCGCCTCAGGAAGGTTTTTGCTATTCTCTTCAGCGTGCTTTGCTTCTTGGTTCCCACTGTTGTGATTTTTGCCGTTTATTGCAATGTATACAAAGTCGCACGAACAGCAGCCCGACAGCATGCACCAATGCCCACCTGGACGGCCAACCAGGCCAAGCGCCGCTCGGATTCCATTAACAGTCAGACCACTATCATCACCACCACCCGCAGCCTCCCCCAGAGATTGTCTCCTGAGAGGGTTTTTGGGGGCAGAAAGGCTGCTATCACCCTGGTCGTCATTGTGGGCCAGTTTCTTATCTGCTGGCTCCCATACTTCAGTTTCCACCTCCACATGTCCATCACCACTCCACTTCAGAGCCCAGGGGACATTGAAGAAGCCGTCATGTGGCTAGCGTACTCCTCGTTTGCTGTGAATCCCTTCTTCTATGGTCTTCTGAACCGACAGATCCGCGAGGAACTGATAAAACTGAGAAAATGTTGCGCAAGTAGACCCGTTGAACTTCGCGCCTCCAGTCACGAAGGTTCCATCCAGGAAAACTTCCTTCAGTTTCTGCAGAGGACCAGCAGCGCGGCTGAGACCACCAGGCCCAGTTGTGCAAATTCCAGTCCGAGGAATAATGTGGATCAGGGTGCCAGATTACCTGGCCAGATCCCTGAGGAATGA
- the LOC127959491 gene encoding caveolin-3-like produces MADQYSTNEEKILKDSHTKEIDLINRDPKQINEDVVKVDFEDVIAEPDGTHSMDGVWKASYTTFTVSKYWCYRVLSAIFGIPVALLWGFCFACISFCHIWAVMPCIKSYLIETQCLSRIYSLCIHTFCDPLFEALGKIFSSVRVALRKEV; encoded by the exons ATGGCGGACCAGTATAGCACCAATGAGGAGAAAATCCTGAAAGATAGTCACACCAAGGAGATTGATTTGATCAACAGGGACCCTAAGCAGATCAATGAAGATGTTGTAAAG GTGGATTTTGAGGATGTGATAGCCGAGCCTGATGGCACCCACAGTATGGATGGAGTGTGGAAGGCCAGCTACACCACCTTCACCGTCTCCAAGTACTGGTGCTACCGTGTGCTGTCGGCCATCTTTGGCATCCCAGTGGCGCTGCTGTGGGGTTTCTGTTTTGCCTGCATCTCCTTTTGTCACATTTGGGCAGTCATGCCCTGCATTAAGAGCTATCTGATCGAGACCCAGTGCCTGAGTCGAATCTACTCCCTCTGCATCCATACCTTCTGTGACCCCTTGTTCGAAGCTCTAGGGAAAATCTTCAGCAGTGTACGAGTGGCGTTACGCAAAGAGGTGTAG